From the Acidovorax carolinensis genome, one window contains:
- a CDS encoding TRAP transporter small permease subunit has product MQALLKLSRAIDALNAFVGKYVIWLIFAATAVSAVNALVRKIFGVSSNAFLEAQWYLFAWSFLVAAGFTLLHREHVRIDVVNSRLPKRVQVWIDIVGFAFFLTPICILVLYLSWPLVIQNYQTGEMSGNPGGLIRWPVWAALPVGFTLLMLQGWSELIKRIAFLRGQGPDPMGRLVEKSSEEELVEILRQQQEAAAAAAAGTTPPASPAR; this is encoded by the coding sequence ATGCAGGCCTTACTCAAACTTTCACGCGCCATAGACGCACTCAACGCCTTTGTCGGCAAGTACGTCATCTGGCTCATTTTCGCGGCCACCGCCGTGAGCGCCGTCAACGCGCTGGTACGCAAGATTTTCGGGGTCAGCTCCAATGCCTTCCTGGAAGCGCAGTGGTACCTGTTTGCCTGGTCTTTCCTGGTGGCAGCCGGGTTTACCTTGCTGCACCGCGAGCATGTACGCATTGACGTGGTCAACAGCCGGCTACCCAAGCGCGTCCAGGTGTGGATCGACATCGTGGGCTTTGCATTCTTCCTCACGCCGATTTGCATCCTGGTGCTGTACCTGAGCTGGCCGCTGGTCATCCAGAACTACCAGACCGGCGAAATGTCGGGCAACCCCGGCGGCCTGATCCGCTGGCCCGTGTGGGCGGCGCTGCCCGTGGGCTTCACGCTGCTGATGCTGCAAGGCTGGTCCGAGCTGATCAAGCGCATCGCGTTCCTGCGCGGCCAGGGTCCCGACCCCATGGGCCGCCTCGTCGAAAAATCGTCCGAAGAGGAACTGGTCGAGATCCTGCGCCAGCAACAGGAAGCAGCCGCCGCTGCTGCTGCGGGCACCACCCCACCCGCCTCGCCCGCACGCTGA